A genomic stretch from Erigeron canadensis isolate Cc75 chromosome 9, C_canadensis_v1, whole genome shotgun sequence includes:
- the LOC122583692 gene encoding F-box protein At3g56470-like, whose translation MSGDKYFLKTPEELIDYQICYCRFGWLLMHRIDGPMVFYNPFTNEVRELPRPELRLDSYCFSAPPTSLDCYVLGFLKSGRYDVYIHPAGWYWKEEKYWSELFRENLHANPHYFRFPTFHDGDYYALSDAGGIHVLNNLVSHDPSWEVLIAEAPESGSTSTPVKRFLEEM comes from the coding sequence ATGTCGGGTGACAAGTACTTCCTTAAAACACCTGAAGAATTGATCGATTATCAGATATGCTATTGCAGGTTTGGTTGGTTGCTCATGCATAGAATTGATGGGCCGATGGTGTTTTATAACCCGTTCACAAATGAGGTCCGTGAGCTTCCACGTCCAGAGTTGCGTTTAGACAGCTACTGTTTCTCAGCGCCACCTACTTCCCTCGATTGCTATGTTCTTGGCTTTTTGAAATCAGGCAGATATGATGTCTACATCCACCCTGCAGGTTGGTACTGGAAGGAAGAAAAATATTGGTCTGAACTTTTTAGAGAAAATCTACATGCTAATCCACATTATTTCCGTTTTCCCACATTCCACGATGGAGATTATTATGCCTTGAGTGACGCTGGAGGAATCCATGTCCTTAATAATTTGGTAAGTCATGATCCATCTTGGGAGGTCCTTATTGCCGAAGCCCCTGAAAGTGGTTCCACAAGTACTCCTGTTAAACGCTTCCTAGAAGAAATGTGA
- the LOC122583690 gene encoding uncharacterized protein LOC122583690: MARPWTADETTNLARAWLEVSEDPNATRYQQGRTFWLRIKLVFNNLQNNQGEERTIESLQGNWRKMRRDIMNFQHIVARLNNQINQNNRMVLENALVEYNLTHPQFLYIAEWNILRASAIFMNF; encoded by the coding sequence ATGGCTAGACCATGGACTGCAGACGAGACTACAAATTTAGCGAGAGCTTGGCTTGAAGTATCCGAAGATCCAAACGCAACGAGGTACCAACAAGGGAGAACATTTTGGCTTCGTATAAAGTTAGTGTTTAATAATCTACAAAATAATCAAGGCGAGGAAAGGACCATTGAGAGTTTGCAAGGAAACTGGCGGAAGATGCGTCGGGATATTATGAATTTCCAGCACATCGTGGCTCGTTTGAACAACCAAATCAACCAAAACAATCGGATGGTTCTCGAAAATGCTTTAGTCGAGTATAATCTCACCCATCCTCAGTTTCTGTACATCGCGGAGTGGAATATTCTACGAGCTAGTGCGATATTTATGAATTTCTAG
- the LOC122581378 gene encoding uncharacterized protein LOC122581378: MAIVSAASARSHTRKKPKSNSSSFFPSGIFFKFLLVFIVGFFAWAYQAACPPAPKKVGPPDGLPITAPRIKLRDGRHLSYTEYGVPKESAKYKIVFAHGFDSVKYYAVIATSASPALLEDLGIYIVSFDRPGYGESDPDPKRTLKSLALDTEELADQLGLGSKFYVAGFSMGGQVIWSYLKYIPHRLAGATLIAPVVNYWWPNLPANLSQLEFSKQFVQDQWSFRVAHYFPSLTYWWNTQKWFPSLSVIARSPDVRSRQDVELVPKFTAGRESVQGQVRQQGEYESIHRDYNIGFGTWEFDPMEIENPFPNSEGSVHVWQGDEDKLVPVTLQRYIAQQLPWIHYHELKGAGHMFPYADGISDAILKALLLGEK; the protein is encoded by the exons ATGGCAATAGTATCAGCAGCATCAGCAAGATCACACACCAGGAAAAAACCCAAatcaaattcttcttcttttttccctTCAG GGATTTTCTTCAAATTTCTACTCGTCTTCATTGTCGGATTTTTCGCATGGGCTTATCAAGCAGCTTGTCCACCTGCTCCCAAGAAAGTTGGACCTCCAGATGGACTTCCCATTACAGCACCTAGAATCAAGCTTCGTGACGGAAGACATTTGTCCTACACGGAATATGGTGTACCAAAAGAGTCGGCAAAATACAAAATAGTTTTTGCTCATGGTTTTGACTCTGTCAAGTATTATGCTGTTATTGCCACATCAGCCTCCCCA GCTCTACTTGAAGATTTGGGGATATATATTGTTTCATTTGATCGACCGGGTTATGGAGAGAGTGATCCAGATCCTAAACGAACTCTGAAGAGTTTGGCCTTAGATACAGAAGAACTTGCTGATCAGCTGGGACTTGGATCCAAATTCTATGTAGCAGGCTTTTCAATGGGCGGTCAAGTGATTTGGTCTTATTTGAAGTACATTCCTCACAG GCTAGCAGGAGCAACTCTTATAGCTCCAGTGGTTAACTATTGGTGGCCTAACTTGCCAGCAAACTTATCGCAACTTGAGTTTTCAAAGCAGTTTGTTCAAGATCAATGGAGCTTTCGGGTTGCTCACTACTTTCCATCACTGACCTACTGGTGGAACACCCAGAAATGGTTTCCTTCTCTCTCTGTTATTGCTCGCAGCCCTGATGTTCGTTCGCGCCAAGATGTAGAACTTGTGCCAAAGTTTACTGCTGGCAGAGAGTCTGTTCAG GGACAAGTGAGACAACAAGGAGAATATGAATCCATCCACCGTGACTACAATATTGGATTCGGTACATGGGAGTTTGATCCAATGGAAATTGAGAATCCGTTTCCAAACAGCGAAGGATCTGTTCATGTATGGCAGGGCGATGAAGATAAACTTGTTCCTGTAACACTGCAACGCTATATAGCCCAACAGCTTCCATGGATTCACTATCACGAGCTGAAGGGTGCTGGCCACATGTTCCCTTATGCTGATGGGATCAGTGACGCCATCCTAAAAGCGCTTTTACTTGGTGAAAAATAG
- the LOC122583693 gene encoding uncharacterized protein LOC122583693 → MRDYFVEDSKFDEPLFRHRFHMSKRLFLKIVGDIEANFSYFQEGYDARSKKSCSALQKCTSAIKQLSTGEPSDAYDEYLCMVARTGRETMEYFCDAVVNLYQK, encoded by the coding sequence ATGCGTGACTACTTCGTTGAAGACTCAAAGTTTGACGAACCATTATTTCGTCATCGTTTTCACATGAGcaaaaggttgtttttgaagattgttggtgatattgaagCTAACTTTAGCTACTTTCAAGAGGGGTACGACGCACGGAGTAAAAAAAGTTGTAGCGCTCTTCAAAAGTGCACATCGGCGATCAAGCAACTGTCTACGGGTGAACCTTCAGACGCGTATGACGAGTATTTATGTATGGTTGCTAGAACGGGACGCGAAACCATGGAGTACTTTTGTGATGCGGTCGTTAATTTGTATCAAAAGTAG